One Colias croceus chromosome 29, ilColCroc2.1 DNA segment encodes these proteins:
- the LOC123704340 gene encoding carcinine transporter-like: protein MTDRKSSNANEEVDYDDLLSSAGKFGKYQWYLFFISGPFYLADVSVYFGQLFITEASPNHWCWIPELENLTAIERRTLAVPSDENSRFGYSQCSAYIANWTEVLLTGQHPNETWGVQPCQYGWEYNKTEIPYPTITSDLGWFCDKNSYQATAQSVFFLGSIVGGLIIGWISDRFGRIPAVTVSNMIGCFANIVSIYASDIVVFSVCRFIMGMSYDTCIMMAYLIVLEYVSPKYRSIITNLPFAIFLTLGATVIPWLALACNNWKIFCLVTSIPMAFCTFAPFILPESPRWLLSKNRVDDAIGKVKKIAKTNGKTIPPELIEDFQLSMKNKKDDDSCSFMEVFKRPLTRKVFICMCLLYMCCAIVFDALFRSIGSLSFDFFLSFTLVSFTELPSLIIVSFVLDLTGRKLMSVVTLSVCAVFCIVMIFIGGGVPSVLCAIAARFAVNMSSNAAMQWCAEIMPTGVRGTAASVVHICGYLATVISPYIVYLQNFVPWLPLAIIGVIALVGVVCSLPVPETAGRVMPQTFEDAENMILNTKLFDVPFLNKKVNR from the coding sequence ATGACAGACCGTAAAAGTTCAAATGCCAATGAAGAGGTCGATTATGACGATCTGCTATCGTCTGCCGGTAAATTTGGCAAATACCAGTggtatttattctttataagcGGTCCATTTTATCTGGCTGATGTATCGGTTTATTTCGGTCAGCTATTCATCACTGAAGCGTCACCGAACCATTGGTGTTGGATACCAGAGTTGGAGAACTTAACGGCCATTGAAAGACGAACATTGGCTGTACCATCAGATGAAAACAGTCGCTTTGGATATTCGCAATGTTCCGCCTATATAGCTAATTGGACAGAGGTCTTGTTAACTGGACAACATCCGAACGAAACATGGGGTGTTCAACCGTGCCAATACGGCTGGGAGTACAACAAAACAGAAATCCCATACCCGACTATCACCAGTGATCTTGGTTGGTTCTGCGATAAGAACAGCTATCAAGCGACCGCGCAGTCTGTTTTCTTCCTTGGATCCATCGTAGGAGGGTTAATTATTGGCTGGATTTCTGATAGATTTGGTCGAATACCTGCCGTCACAGTGAGTAACATGATCGGATGCTTCGCCAACATTGTCTCGATTTATGCTTCGGATATTGTTGTATTTTCTGTTTGCCGATTCATTATGGGCATGAGTTATGACACTTGTATAATGATGGCGTATCTTATAGTATTAGAATACGTGTCTCCGAAGTATAGGTCGATAATAACAAATCTACCGTTCGCAATTTTCTTAACATTGGGCGCAACTGTGATACCATGGCTTGCATTGGCTTGCAACAACTGGAAGATATTCTGTTTAGTGACGAGTATCCCGATGGCATTCTGTACGTTTGCTCCATTCATATTACCAGAGAGTCCACGATGGTTATTATCTAAAAATCGTGTGGACGACGCtattggaaaagtaaagaaaatagCAAAAACAAACGGTAAAACTATTCCGCCTGAATTGATTGAGGATTTCCAACTGTCAATGAAAAATAAGAAGGATGACGATAGCTGCAGTTTTATGGAAGTTTTTAAGCGACCATTAACTAGAAAAGTGTTTATCTGTATGTGTTTATTGTATATGTGCTGTGCTATAGTGTTCGATGCGCTCTTCAGAAGCATAGGCTCGTTGAGTTTCGACTTTTTCCTATCATTTACTCTTGTTTCCTTTACCGAACTACCATCCCTTATAATAGTGTCGTTTGTTTTAGATCTAACTGGTCGAAAATTAATGTCAGTAGTAACGCTCTCAGTGTGCGCTGTTTTTTGTATCGTAATGATTTTTATAGGCGGTGGTGTGCCATCAGTTCTTTGTGCAATAGCAGCTAGGTTTGCTGTTAACATGTCAAGTAATGCAGCTATGCAATGGTGTGCGGAGATCATGCCAACAGGTGTGCGAGGAACAGCAGCGAGTGTGGTACATATATGTGGGTATTTAGCTACAGTTATATCTCCGTATATAGTATACCTACAGAACTTCGTACCATGGTTGCCCTTAGCAATAATAGGGGTGATAGCATTAGTAGGAGTGGTATGTTCTTTACCCGTACCAGAAACGGCTGGTAGGGTTATGCCACAGACTTTTGAGGATGCAGAAAATATGATTTTGAATACTAAGTTGTTCGATGtgccatttttaaataaaaaagtgaacAGATAA
- the LOC123704341 gene encoding carcinine transporter-like encodes MTVRKSSSASREVDYDDLLSSAGTFGKYQWYLFMISGPFYLADVTAYFAQLFITEASPNHWCWIPELKNLTAIERRTLAIPSDGNSRFGYSQCYAYKANWTEVLKTGQYPNETWSVQPCQHGWEYNKTEIPYPTITSDLGWYCDKNSYQATAQSISFLGSIVGGFIIGWIADRFGRIPAVTVSNMIGCIGNIVSIFATDIIVFSVCRFIMGMCFDSCMMMAYLIVLEYVSPKYRTIITNVPFAIFFTLGSTAIPWIALVCNDWKIFCVVTSIPMAFCMFAPFILPESPRWLLSKNRVDDAIRKVQKIAKINGKTIPAELIEDFKLSVKNQKDYDSSSFLEVFKRPLTRKVFICMCLLYMCCAIVFDALFRSIGSLSFDFFLSFTLVSITELPSIIIVAFCLDLSGRKLMSVVMLLVCAVFCIAMTFIGGGLPSVLCAIAARFAVNISFNAAMQWCAEIMPTGVRGTAASVVHICGYVATVISPYIVYLENFVPWLPLAIIGVIAILGVLFSLPVPETAGKEMPQTFEDAENMILNAKLFEVPFLKKRLNA; translated from the coding sequence ATGACAGTTCGTAAAAGCTCCAGTGCATCTCGCGAGGTTGATTATGACGATCTGTTATCTTCTGCTGGTACTTTTGGCAAATACCAGTGGTACTTATTTATGATAAGTGGCCCCTTTTATCTGGCTGATGTGACAGCTTATTTCGCTCAACTATTCATCACTGAAGCGTCACCGAACCATTGGTGTTGGATTCCAGAGTTGAAGAACTTAACGGCCATCGAAAGACGAACTCTGGCTATACCGTCAGATGGCAACAGTCGCTTTGGATATTCACAATGTTATGCTTATAAAGCTAACTGGACAGAGGTCTTGAAAACTGGTCAATATCCAAACGAAACATGGAGTGTTCAACCGTGCCAACACGGCTGGGAGTACAACAAAACAGAAATCCCCTACCCGACTATAACTAGTGATCTTGGGTGGTACTGTGATAAGAACAGCTATCAAGCAACCGCACAGTCTATTTCCTTCCTTGGATCCATCGTGGGAGGGTTTATTATTGGCTGGATTGCTGACAGGTTTGGACGAATACCTGCCGTCACAGTGAGCAACATGATCGGATGCATCGGCAATATTGTCTCAATTTTTGCTACGGATATTATTGTGTTTTCTGTTTGCCGATTCATTATGGGCATGTGTTTCGATTCTTGTATGATGATGGCGTACCTTATCGTATTGGAATACGTATCTCCGAAGTATAGGACAATAATCACAAATGTACCGTTTGCAATTTTCTTTACATTGGGCTCGACGGCGATACCTTGGATTGCTTTGGTTTGTAACGattggaaaatattttgtgtagtGACGAGTATCCCGATGGCATTCTGTATGTTTGCTCCATTCATATTACCAGAGAGTCCACGTTGGTTATTATCCAAAAATCGAGTGGATGATGCTATCAGAAAAGTGCAGAAAATAGCAAAAATAAACGGTAAAACTATCCCGGCCGAATTGATTGAAGATTTCAAATTGTCGGTGAAAAATCAGAAGGATTACGACAGCTCCAGTTTTTTGGAAGTTTTTAAGCGACCGTTGACCAGAAAAGTGTTTATCTGTATGTGTTTATTATACATGTGCTGTGCTATAGTGTTCGATGCGCTCTTCCGAAGCATAGGCTCGTTGAGTTTCGACTTTTTCCTATCATTTACTTTAGTTTCCATTACCGAATTACCATCAATTATAATAGTAGCATTTTGTTTAGATCTGTCTGGTCGTAAATTAATGTCGGTGGTAATGCTCCTCGTGTGCGCTGTTTTTTGTATCGCTATGACTTTTATAGGTGGAGGTCTGCCATCGGTGCTTTGTGCTATAGCGGCTAGGTTCGCGGTTAACATATCTTTCAATGCCGCTATGCAATGGTGTGCAGAGATCATGCCGACAGGCGTGCGGGGTACCGCAGCGAGCGTGGTACATATATGTGGGTATGTAGCTACAGTTATATCTCCGTACATAGTATATCTAGAGAACTTCGTACCTTGGTTGCCCTTAGCAATAATAGGGGTGATTGCTATTTTGGGTGTGTTATTTTCTTTGCCAGTGCCTGAAACAGCGGGTAAGGAGATGCCGCAGACATTTGAGGATGCAGAAAATATGATTTTGAATGCAAAGTTATTCGAAGTgccatttttaaagaaaagacTGAACGCAtag